The proteins below come from a single Plutella xylostella chromosome 2, ilPluXylo3.1, whole genome shotgun sequence genomic window:
- the LOC105393923 gene encoding aspartate--tRNA ligase, cytoplasmic isoform X1 codes for MGVSEETKMAAEGDNASKKAAKKAAKAAEKQQKKAEHKAASGQAAPEATEEPDVSLGMYGTYKMIQSSGENRGRVYTDVKDLSPALVGQTVWVRARLQTSRAKGKQCFAVLRQTSSTVQLIASVDQSTSKQMVKFIGNIPKESIVDVEGSVVKPVSPVASCTVQAVELRAKQLWAVSAARAQLPLLLEDAARPVNEESDAEGLNIRVNQDTRLDNRVIDLRTPANQAIFRIEAAVCRLFRDLLTKQGFVEIHTPKIIPAASEGGANVFTVSYFKGSAYLAQSPQLYKQMAIAADFDKVFTVGAVFRAEDSNTHRHLTEFVGLDLEMAFKFHYHEVLDVIGQTFTDIFRGLRDQCAAEIEAVRQQYKVEPFKFLDPPLKLEFPQAIAMLKEAGVTIGEEDDLSTPDEKLLGRLVKAKYDTDFYILDKYPLAVRPFYTMPDPNNPKSSNSYDMFMRGEEILSGAQRIHDPDYLTERAKHHAIDTEKIAAYIEAFRLGCPPHAGGGIGMERVVMLYLGLDNIRKTSMFPRDPKRITP; via the exons ATGGGTGTATCAGAAGAGACAAAGATGGCAGCCGAAGGTGACAATGCCAGCAAGAAGGCAGCAAAGAAGGCCGCCAAGGCCGCTGAGAAACAACAGAAGAAAGCGGAACACAAG GCAGCATCAGGCCAAGCTGCACCAGAAGCCACCGAGGAGCCGGATGTATCCCTCGGCATGTATGGCACCTACAAGATGATCCAGTCTTCCGGAGAGAACCGCGGGAGGGTGTACACTGATGTGAAGGATCTGTCGCCTGCTCTGGTTGGGCAGACTGTTTGGGTTCGTG CCCGTCTCCAAACCTCGCGTGCTAAAGGCAAGCAGTGCTTCGCGGTGCTGCGTCAGACGTCCAGCACAGTGCAGCTGATCGCAAGCGTGGACCAGAGCACCAGCAAGCAGATGGTCAAGTTCATTGGCAA CATCCCCAAAGAGTCGATAGTGGATGTCGAAGGCTCGGTGGTCAAGCCCGTGTCCCCTGTAGCCTCGTGCACGGTACAAGCGGTGGAACTGAGAGCTAAACAACTGTGGGCGGTGTCGGCTGCGCGGGCGCAACTGCCGTTGCTGTTGGAAGACGCGGCTAGGCCTGTTAATGAG GAATCAGACGCCGAAGGCCTAAACATTAGGGTGAATCAAGACACGCGCCTCGACAACCGGGTCATTGACCTGCGCACGCCGGCCAATCAGGCCATCTTCAGGATTGAAGCGGCTGTTTGCAGGCTGTTCCGAGACTTGCTCACTAAAcaag GTTTCGTCGAAATCCACACTCCTAAGATCATCCCGGCGGCCTCCGAGGGCGGTGCTAATGTGTTCACCGTATCCTACTTCAAGGGATCAGCGTACTTGGCACAGAGTCCGCAGCTGTACAAGCAGATGGCCATAGCCGCCGACTTCGACAAG GTATTCACAGTGGGCGCAGTATTCCGTGCAGAAGACTCCAACACGCACCGGCACCTGACTGAGTTCGTGGGGCTGGACCTGGAGATGGCGTTCAAGTTCCACTACCACGAGGTGCTGGATGTGATCGGACAGACCTTCACTGACATCTTCAGAGGGCTACGGGACCA ATGCGCGGCTGAAATCGAGGCGGTGCGTCAGCAATACAAAGTAGAGCCTTTTAAGTTCCTGGACCCGCCGCTCAAGCTGGAGTTCCCGCAGGCAATAGCCATGCTGAAGGAAGCCG GAGTAACAATAGGCGAAGAAGACGACTTATCGACCCCTGATGAAAAACTCCTCGGTCGCCTAGTGAAGGCGAAGTACGACACGGACTTCTACATACTGGACAAGTACCCGCTGGCTGTGAGGCCGTTCTACACCATGCCCGACCCCAACAACCCG AAATCATCCAACTCGTACGACATGTTCATGCGCGGGGAGGAGATCCTGAGCGGCGCGCAGCGCATCCACGACCCCGACTACCTCACCGAGAGGGCCAAGCACCACGCTATTG ACACCGAGAAAATTGCTGCCTACATCGAAGCTTTCCGGCTAGGATGTCCCCCGCATGCcg GTGGCGGCATCGGCATGGAGCGCGTGGTGATGCTGTACCTCGGGCTCGACAACATCCGGAAGACCTCCATGTTCCCCAGAGACCCTAAGAGGATCACGCCCTAA
- the LOC105393923 gene encoding aspartate--tRNA ligase, cytoplasmic isoform X2: MGVSEETKMAAEGDNASKKAAKKAAKAAEKQQKKAEHKAASGQAAPEATEEPDVSLGMYGTYKMIQSSGENRGRVYTDVKDLSPALVGQTVWVRARLQTSRAKGKQCFAVLRQTSSTVQLIASVDQSTSKQMVKFIGNIPKESIVDVEGSVVKPVSPVASCTVQAVELRAKQLWAVSAARAQLPLLLEDAARPVNEESDAEGLNIRVNQDTRLDNRVIDLRTPANQAIFRIEAAVCRLFRDLLTKQGFVEIHTPKIIPAASEGGANVFTVSYFKGSAYLAQSPQLYKQMAIAADFDKVFTVGAVFRAEDSNTHRHLTEFVGLDLEMAFKFHYHEVLDVIGQTFTDIFRGLRDQCAAEIEAVRQQYKVEPFKFLDPPLKLEFPQAIAMLKEAGVTIGEEDDLSTPDEKLLGRLVKAKYDTDFYILDKYPLAVRPFYTMPDPNNPKSSNSYDMFMRGEEILSGAQRIHDPDYLTERAKHHAIDTEKIAAYIEAFRLGCPPHAGGGIGMERVVMLYLGLDNIRKTSMFPRDPKRITP; the protein is encoded by the exons ATGGGTGTATCAGAAGAGACAAAGATGGCAGCCGAAGGTGACAATGCCAGCAAGAAGGCAGCAAAGAAGGCCGCCAAGGCCGCTGAGAAACAACAGAAGAAAGCGGAACACAAG GCAGCATCAGGCCAAGCTGCACCAGAAGCCACCGAGGAGCCGGATGTATCCCTCGGCATGTATGGCACCTACAAGATGATCCAGTCTTCCGGAGAGAACCGCGGGAGGGTGTACACTGATGTGAAGGATCTGTCGCCTGCTCTGGTTGGGCAGACTGTTTGGGTTCGTG CCCGTCTCCAAACCTCGCGTGCTAAAGGCAAGCAGTGCTTCGCGGTGCTGCGTCAGACGTCCAGCACAGTGCAGCTGATCGCAAGCGTGGACCAGAGCACCAGCAAGCAGATGGTCAAGTTCATTGGCAA CATCCCCAAAGAGTCGATAGTGGATGTCGAAGGCTCGGTGGTCAAGCCCGTGTCCCCTGTAGCCTCGTGCACGGTACAAGCGGTGGAACTGAGAGCTAAACAACTGTGGGCGGTGTCGGCTGCGCGGGCGCAACTGCCGTTGCTGTTGGAAGACGCGGCTAGGCCTGTTAATGAG GAATCAGACGCCGAAGGCCTAAACATTAGGGTGAATCAAGACACGCGCCTCGACAACCGGGTCATTGACCTGCGCACGCCGGCCAATCAGGCCATCTTCAGGATTGAAGCGGCTGTTTGCAGGCTGTTCCGAGACTTGCTCACTAAAcaag GTTTCGTCGAAATCCACACTCCTAAGATCATCCCGGCGGCCTCCGAGGGCGGTGCTAATGTGTTCACCGTATCCTACTTCAAGGGATCAGCGTACTTGGCACAGAGTCCGCAGCTGTACAAGCAGATGGCCATAGCCGCCGACTTCGACAAG GTATTCACAGTGGGCGCAGTATTCCGTGCAGAAGACTCCAACACGCACCGGCACCTGACTGAGTTCGTGGGGCTGGACCTGGAGATGGCGTTCAAGTTCCACTACCACGAGGTGCTGGATGTGATCGGACAGACCTTCACTGACATCTTCAGAGGGCTACGGGACCA ATGCGCGGCTGAAATCGAGGCGGTGCGT CAGCAGTACAAGGTGGAGCCCTTCAAGTTCCTGGACCCGCCGCTCAAGCTGGAGTTCCCGCAGGCTATAGCCATGCTGAAGGAAGCCG GAGTAACAATAGGCGAAGAAGACGACTTATCGACCCCTGATGAAAAACTCCTCGGTCGCCTAGTGAAGGCGAAGTACGACACGGACTTCTACATACTGGACAAGTACCCGCTGGCTGTGAGGCCGTTCTACACCATGCCCGACCCCAACAACCCG AAATCATCCAACTCGTACGACATGTTCATGCGCGGGGAGGAGATCCTGAGCGGCGCGCAGCGCATCCACGACCCCGACTACCTCACCGAGAGGGCCAAGCACCACGCTATTG ACACCGAGAAAATTGCTGCCTACATCGAAGCTTTCCGGCTAGGATGTCCCCCGCATGCcg GTGGCGGCATCGGCATGGAGCGCGTGGTGATGCTGTACCTCGGGCTCGACAACATCCGGAAGACCTCCATGTTCCCCAGAGACCCTAAGAGGATCACGCCCTAA
- the LOC105393924 gene encoding uncharacterized protein LOC105393924 isoform X1, producing the protein MPVFTANIPGSLKVGDRIEIGGKIKESARKMSINLCAQDGEEPKDVVLHFDVRFHRDNIISLSRKNGIWIGSGNYDTNYNMFVPGTIFRIVFEIKDTDVITIYCQGKFHSNFLPKIPLSMARYLVAWADVDRITHCFFYLCNKIFFSSFDLQNVIGDGVPPSPGMAFQKLQTPAVATALAGDTKRCSRSHRKTLDKSARRLISDDSCSDEDTTKGRPKAEGRVDKHFYESLMCQPDKNLPAKKMGSVARMRSDNVQKYARSRRENEMSESEKISETDELESKIMASSTTDVDKKHRRRSKFPFSHVVNFMGRSSRHRH; encoded by the exons ATGCCGGTGTTCACCGCTAACATTCCAGGATCGCTTAAAGTGGGTGATCGAATCGAAATCGgtggcaaaataaaagaatctGCACGAAA AATGTCAATAAACCTCTGTGCCCAAGACGGAGAGGAGCCAAAAGACGTAGTGCTCCATTTCGACGTGAGGTTTCATCGAGACAACATCATTTCTTTGTCCAGGAAGAATGGCATTTGGATCGGCAGCGGGAACTACGACACCAACTACAATATGTTTGTGCCCG GCACAATATTCCGTATAGTCTTCGAGATCAAGGACACGGATGTGATCACAATCTACTGCCAGGGCAAGTTCCACTCCAACTTCCTGCCGAAGATCCCACTCAGCATGGCGCGCTATCTGGTGGCGTGGGCCGACGTCGACAGGATCACGCACTGCTTCTTCTACCTCTGTAATAAG ATATTTTTCTCCTCTTTTGATTTACAGAATGTTATCGGTGATGGCGTACCTCCTAGTCCTGGGATGGCGTTTCAGAAATTACAGACTCCCGCTGTGGCGACTGCGTTAGCTGGCGATACCAAAAGATG TTCCAGATCACACAGAAAAACGCTAGACAAGAGTGCACGTCGTCTGATCTCAGACGATAGCTGTTCCGACGAAGATACCACTAAAGGCAGACCAAAAGCCGAGGGTAGAGTTGATAAACACTTCTATGAATCTCTCATGTGCCAACCCGATAAAAATCTGCCTGCAAAAAAAATGGGTAGTGTTGCCAGGATGCGTTCGGACAACGTTCAAAAATACGCAAGGAGTAGGCGcgaaaatgaaatgtcagaatCTGAGAAAATTAGCGAAACGGACGAGTTAGAATCGAAAATTATGGCTTCTTCAACAACTGACGTGGATAAAAAACACCGCAGGCGAAGTAAGTTCCCCTTTTCACATGTTGTTAATTTCATGGGCAGGTCATCCAGGCATAGACACTAG
- the LOC105393924 gene encoding uncharacterized protein LOC105393924 isoform X2 yields the protein MPVFTANIPGSLKVGDRIEIGGKIKESARKMSINLCAQDGEEPKDVVLHFDVRFHRDNIISLSRKNGIWIGSGNYDTNYNMFVPGTIFRIVFEIKDTDVITIYCQGKFHSNFLPKIPLSMARYLVAWADVDRITHCFFYLCNKNVIGDGVPPSPGMAFQKLQTPAVATALAGDTKRCSRSHRKTLDKSARRLISDDSCSDEDTTKGRPKAEGRVDKHFYESLMCQPDKNLPAKKMGSVARMRSDNVQKYARSRRENEMSESEKISETDELESKIMASSTTDVDKKHRRRSKFPFSHVVNFMGRSSRHRH from the exons ATGCCGGTGTTCACCGCTAACATTCCAGGATCGCTTAAAGTGGGTGATCGAATCGAAATCGgtggcaaaataaaagaatctGCACGAAA AATGTCAATAAACCTCTGTGCCCAAGACGGAGAGGAGCCAAAAGACGTAGTGCTCCATTTCGACGTGAGGTTTCATCGAGACAACATCATTTCTTTGTCCAGGAAGAATGGCATTTGGATCGGCAGCGGGAACTACGACACCAACTACAATATGTTTGTGCCCG GCACAATATTCCGTATAGTCTTCGAGATCAAGGACACGGATGTGATCACAATCTACTGCCAGGGCAAGTTCCACTCCAACTTCCTGCCGAAGATCCCACTCAGCATGGCGCGCTATCTGGTGGCGTGGGCCGACGTCGACAGGATCACGCACTGCTTCTTCTACCTCTGTAATAAG AATGTTATCGGTGATGGCGTACCTCCTAGTCCTGGGATGGCGTTTCAGAAATTACAGACTCCCGCTGTGGCGACTGCGTTAGCTGGCGATACCAAAAGATG TTCCAGATCACACAGAAAAACGCTAGACAAGAGTGCACGTCGTCTGATCTCAGACGATAGCTGTTCCGACGAAGATACCACTAAAGGCAGACCAAAAGCCGAGGGTAGAGTTGATAAACACTTCTATGAATCTCTCATGTGCCAACCCGATAAAAATCTGCCTGCAAAAAAAATGGGTAGTGTTGCCAGGATGCGTTCGGACAACGTTCAAAAATACGCAAGGAGTAGGCGcgaaaatgaaatgtcagaatCTGAGAAAATTAGCGAAACGGACGAGTTAGAATCGAAAATTATGGCTTCTTCAACAACTGACGTGGATAAAAAACACCGCAGGCGAAGTAAGTTCCCCTTTTCACATGTTGTTAATTTCATGGGCAGGTCATCCAGGCATAGACACTAG
- the LOC105396936 gene encoding polyhomeotic-proximal chromatin protein, which translates to MMQQPVPQDQAMSNQQQQQLAQQQMVLCPVRVVYETQILMPPGEQMTPNQTYFVNPQNQPPWVNQSAMYPQNQVVYVQQAPANNIQPSAQPTMDQTQIQYIQQAYPTMQQIVANQNMLAQNMQDRQMMRPVQYANMNLMGVNQYGQVINMQQMANIGHNMSNIIQSPSMNQNIQIIQNPPNQNSPKPPDIQQNVNFIRHSFQQTEQGMVRPNMPQQTMMIRSAQPTGNQIQIQQTGNQMKQNPSMQPNITINPVQLQSTGNQNIQQRQNVGAQSNKPTSYVQTQTSIGTNSNQKHNISLQPHMTGGSMQIIPSSNQNIQQRQNTNVQLQSAQTNHIQLQPNQVQNVQQKTNMPVSANNSNQNQFYQQKQIYSQTPIVNNQGQMTITQFTQQAQSHSQANRMGVQNNVTQTYSPVSNQNMNQQTLTQRQNVTSTNTQTIQKMTQQQPRTMVRPPQPMEVSNVYNFIPSTSNVINQTRPHSNAKVGIPQQNNQNSYSAKPTMPQNIVPQIRPRPVPNHAPPMKVPPSHQQVRNIPQLRPMGTSPSLMQIHNMTSSPNINTVTPRMMSNSQSNASKTVTTASVSTETVKVKMNPETAENRKRKSESPDEFRNKVSVNAASQVTFNKSGENVKQNEVKKTVTDVGINTLAGSSKNSNQLAKPQTFAQASGSQPTQSRTDTGTTDVDMKTVVSNEKVSPDKLVRNTVFAQARTRKISNSSNENKNMDTLATKEIVASETKGPMKASAAMKMEVVESETVKKGEISEQKNENTMASLEHSPVKTETNIKTEVSSMKGDKFEPNAKVESKTEVVTEKSDEEKIQRITDFIGKEIELSHGNIRKRDGNEGNYILTHVLDGIVIQESNIAFPIRLPLKEKILPNTPVVKPDVAKTEVKEEDDVKTESKSNENNILTISQLNLENSKKEPVTTETEEKTEEDDNPLKNSTPETIKTWTAEELATLLTKRGWHETAHILQENEIDGEALFLVSNAQLLDIGVNESHALALSSLVKK; encoded by the exons ATGCAACAGCCAGTGCCACAGGACCAAGCCATGAG cAATCAACAGCAGCAACAGCTGGCTCAACAACAAATGGTCCTATGCCCAGTCAGGGTGGTGTACGAAACACAAATCCTAATGCCTCCTG gGGAACAAATGACACCGAATCaaacatattttgtaaatcCACAAAACCAACCACCATGGGTGAATCAAAGCGCAATGTATCCTCAGAACCAAGTCGTGTACGTTCAGCAAGCACCGGCAAACAATATTCAACCCTCAGCCCAGCCGACTATGGACCAAACtcaaatacaatacatacagcAAGCATACCCAACAATGCAGCAGATTGTCGCGAATCAAAACATGTTAGCACAGAATATGCAAGACAGGCAGATGATGCGACCAGTTCAATATGCCAACATGAATTTAATGGGTGTCAATCAATATGGACAAGTGATAAATATGCAACAGATGGCGAACATTGGGCATAACATGTCCAACATAATTCAATCTCCGAGTATGAATCAAAACATACAAATAATACAGAATCCACCAAACCAAAACTCTCCAAAGCCACCCGATATACAGCAAAATGTTAACTTTATACGACACTCATTCCAACAAACTGAGCAAGGTATGGTAAGGCCAAACATGCCTCAACAAACAATGATGATACGAAGTGCACAGCCAACTGGAAACCAAATACAGATTCAGCAAACTGGAAACCAAATGAAACAAAATCCTAGTATGCAACCGAATATTACGATCAATCCAGTCCAACTTCAGTCAACCGGCAATCAGAATATtcaacaacggcaaaatgttgGTGCACAATCGAATAAACCTACTAGCTATGTTCAAACACAAACAAGCATAGGAACTAATAgtaatcaaaaacataacatcAGTTTACAACCACATATGACAGGAGGTTCGATGCAAATTATACCAAGTTCCAATCAAAATATACAACAAAGGCAAAATACGAATGTGCAATTGCAATCAGCTCAAACAAACCACATCCAACTGCAGCCTAATCAAGTTCAGAATGTCCAACAAAAGACAAATATGCCTGTTTCAGCAAATAATAGCAACCAAAATCAATTTTATcagcaaaaacaaatatactcACAGACTCCAATAGTCAACAATCAAGGACAAATGACCATTACTCAGTTCACGCAACAAGCACAATCACATTCACAAGCAAATCGAATGGGGGTTCAAAATAATGTGACCCAAACATACAGTCCTGTATCAAACCAAAACATGAATCAGCAAACATTGACGCAAAGACAAAATGTGACGTCAACAAATACACAGACAATTCAAAAGATGACCCAACAGCAGCCGCGTACGATGGTGAGACCACCTCAACCGATGGAAGTGTCAAATgtgtacaattttattccgTCCACTAGTAATGTAATTAATCAAACAAGACCTCATAGTAATGCTAAAGTGGGAATACCACAACAGAATAATCAAAACAGTTACAGCGCAAAACCGACTATGCCTCAAAACATAGTTCCTCAGATTCGACCTCGTCCAGTACCAAATCATGCTCCACCTATGAAAGTGCCCCCGTCGCATCAGCAAGTAAGAAACATACCGCAATTACGACCAATGGGCACTTCACCTTCTTTAATgcaaatacataatatgacATCGAGTCCAAACATAAATACGGTAACACCAAGAATGATGTCTAATAGCCAAAGTAATGCAAGCAAAACTGTTACCACTGCATCAGTCTCTACAGAAACAGTTAAAGTGAAAATGAATCCTGAAACTGCTGAGAATAGAAAACGAAAAAGTGAGTCACCTGACGAATTCCGTAATAAAGTATCTGTGAATGCGGCAAGTCAAGTGACCTTTAATAAAAGTGGAGAAAATGTTAAACAAAATGAAGTAAAGAAAACAGTAACTGACGTTGGTATAAATACTTTAGCAGGAAGTTCTAAAAATAGCAACCAGTTAGCAAAACCTCAAACGTTTGCTCAAGCATCCGGCAGTCAACCGACTCAAAGCAGAACTGACACCGGCACTACTGATGTTGACATGAAAACAGTTGTTAGTAATGAAAAGGTTAGTCCAGATAAATTAGTCAGAAATACTGTTTTTGCTCAAGCTAGAACAAGAAAGATTAGCAATAGTTCAaacgaaaacaaaaacatggaTACTTTGGCCACAAAAGAAATTGTTGCAAGTGAAACTAAAGGGCCAATGAAGGCATCAGCAGCTATGAAAATGGAAGTAGTAGAATCAGAAACAGTTAAAAAAGGAGAAATATCAGAACAAAAGAATGAAAATACAATGGCAAGTTTAGAACATAGTCCagtaaaaacagaaacaaacaTTAAAACAGAAGTTTCATCTATGAAAGGTGATAAATTTGAGCCTAATGCCAAAGTTGAGTCAAAGACTGAAGTAGTTACCGAAAAGAGTGATGAAGAAAAAATCCAAAGGATAACAGACTTCATTGGAAAAGAAATAGAACTTTCCCACGGCAATATCCGCAAAAGAGATGGAAATGAgggaaattatattttaacacaTGTTTTGGACGGCATAGTCATCCAAGAGTCGAATATAGCATTCCCA ATACGACTACCTCTGAAGGAAAAAATACTGCCAAACACGCCAGTAGTAAAACCAGACGTAGCAAAGACTGAAGTTAAGGAAGAAGACGATGTCAAAACCGAGTCAAAGagtaatgaaaataatattttaactatttCACAGTTGAATCTGGAAAATAGTAAGAAAGAACCCGTGACCACCGAGACAGAAGAAAAAACGGaagaag ATGACAATCCATTAAAAAATTCAACACCAGAAACTATTAAAACATGGACG GCAGAGGAGTTGGCAACACTTTTAACAAAAAGAGGATGGCACGAAACTGCACATATTTTGCAGGAGAACGAAATCGATGGTGAAGCCCTTTTCTTGGTATCGAACGCTCAACTTTTAGACATAGGAGTAAATGAGAGTCACGCGCTAGCATTGAGTAGCTTAGTAAAAAAATGA